A stretch of DNA from Rhizobium sp. EC-SD404:
GGCGAGGACCAGAGCCTGATAAGCGTTGAAGCCATAGGCTCGCTCCATCAGTTCGAAAGCATTGAATCCTGGTGGGCGATAGGCGACCTCGCCAAAGTAGAGAGTGCCGTCGTTCGTCACGAAGTATTCCGGATGGATGAAGCCGAAATCGATATCGAAGACTTCGATCAGCTTTTCGATCTGCTCCGTGATACGCCCGCGCCATTTTTCCAGTTCTGGAGTGGCGGGTACGAACACCGAATAGCCGAGCGTCACGTACTCGGAGATATTGAGAAACTGAATTTTCCGGTCCTTGATCCACGCTTCAACAGCGAATTCCCAGCCGTCCAAATGTGATTCCAGCAGCGCTGGAAACTCGTCGTCCGAAATCGCATCGACGTCGTCGGCCGTCCTGATTACGCGGTGCCCGAGACAGCCTGCCTTATCGAAGGCCTTCATGTGGATCGGGTCATTGACGTCGCCTTCGAGTTTGAGCAACGTCTGGTTGACGCGCTTCAGGAACCGGATGACATCCGACCGGTCCATCGCCTCCTCGAAGATGCCCACTCGGATACCACCGAGTTGAGCGCGACGCTTCATCAGCGATTTATCGCGAAACAGCATCGACTGCCCAAGAAGGCGCGGATTTCCCAGCAGAACGGAATTGATCGCGCCGGCCCACTCGACCGTTTCCTCAAACAGCGGAATGGCGACGTCGACGCCCATATCCTTCAGCGTTTGCGCAATTTCATGCGAACGGTCGTTGAGCCTTTCGAAGTCCCATTTGATGAATGGTATATCGTTGGCGGTCGCGTATTCTTCCGCCCAGTATGGCGCGACGACGATATAACGGCGGTCGAATTTCGCGATTGCCTCAATGGCCTTGAGGCTCCAACCAAGGATGGCGACATAGCCCTTGTCGGGGTTTGCTTCAGTCATACGATCTCCCAGCCCGGCTTTTACAAGCCGCGTTTTATTTCGATCATCGAATTAGATTGTTCTTGGGCTGGGTAACATGGCTGCAAGTAGAACGCAAACCAGTCGATCAGTAGCCGAACTTCAGAAATATTGCTTCGAACGACAAAACATTCCGAAGTCGGTGACCAACGCATGGGCGCCGAACATGTTTGCTGGCGCGTCCGTTAAGTCACGTCATCGTCGGTAGACGAAGTCGCCGGGCGTGGCGGCGCCGTCGCTGGCGGCTGCCGCTGTCAGAATTTCGCGTAAGGGGGAGCGGATACAGACCGGGTCGGTTGCCGTCGCATCGCCGGCGAGCGCCATCGCCTGGCATCGGCAGCCGCCGAAATCGACGTGCTTGCGTTCGCAAGAGCGGCATGGCTCCTGCATCCAGGCGTCGCCGCGAAATGCGTTGAAGGCCTCTCCGCGATACCAGATATCGGCCAAGGGACGTTCGCGCACATTGTCGAAGCGGAGCGACGGGATGGTGGATGCAGCATGGCAGGGGAGCACCTTGCCGGACGGTTCGACATTGAGGCCGATGCGGCCCCAGCCGCCCATGCAGGCCTTGGGGTATGTGGAATGGTGATCGGCGGGGACGTAGTCGATGACGAGAACGCCCTTCAACCGTTCGCGCGCGGCGGCAACAGTTGCGTTGGTGCGCACCACCTGTTCCTGCGTCGGCATCAGGGCTTGGCGGTTGCGCTCGGCCCAGCCGTGGAATTGCACCGTCGCGATCTCGATGCGTCGGGCACCCAGTTGAACCGCGAGATCCAGCATTTCGTCGAGCTGGTCCATGTTCTGCTTATGGCAGACCGCATTGACGGTGAGCGGAATGCCGGCCTGCCCGACCCAGCCGGCAACGGCCATCTTGCGCTCATAGCCGCCCCGGTAACCGCCGACATGATCCGCCATGGCGGCGTTGGCGCCCTGCAGCGACAATTGCACATGGTCGAGACCTGCGTCCGACAATTGCTGGACCCGCGCTTCGGTCAGGCCGACGCCGGAGGTGATGAGATTGGTATAGAGGCCGAGATCGACTGCCGCTTTGGTCAGTTCGACGAGATCGCGTCTCGACGCGGGCTCGCCCCCTGAAAGATGCAGGTGCAAGATGCCGAGTGTGGCGGCTTCTGCGAAAACGCGGATCCATTCCTCGGTCGTCAATTCTTCGCGCAGGCCCGTCAGTTCGAGCGGATTGGAACAATAGGGACAGGCCAGTGGGCAGCGATGCGTCAGTTCGGCCAGGAGCGCCATCGGCGGCGGAATGCGGGGTGCTTCGGTCGTCGCGGTCATCCGTTCACGAGTCTGGGTGGCTGTCATCAGATGATCTCCAGCATTCGCCGATCGGAGAGTTCCTGCACGAAGGCAGTGACGTCTCCGACGATCTGGTCGCGCGGCGCGCCGAATTCAGCCGCAAAGGCATCGGTGATGGCGTCGATCGACCGGACTCCGTCGAGCGCCTGGACGATCTTCACCGCGATGTCGTCCAGCGCCATGGCGCGTTCCGGCGCGAGCAGCACTTGCTGGCCACGCACCGCATCGTCGCGCAGCCTGACACCGCGCGCCAGTCGCGCGACCGTTGTCCCGTCGATCGTGGCGGCGGATGCTTCGCCGTTCATTGGGCGGCTCCCTGAAATTCGGAGCTTTCCCGAACGCCCGTTTCCCCATCCCAACCACCGGGGGGGATGCGCGCCGGGGCGACATAGGCCGAATGCAGCGCGTCGAGCTGCGACCAGAGGACGTCCGTCTTGAAGGTCAGTGCCGCTGCGGCCGCATCCTGCTTTTCGAGCGTATCGGCGTGGTCGAGCACGTAAGCGAGACCGAACGCGACATCCTTGGGCGCCTCGTTCAAACGGGTTCGAAAATAGGAAAGCGCCGCATCGTCGGCGAAGGCGTAGTGTTCGAGAAGGCCGGCGATCCGCTGGCTATGGATCCTCGGCGCGAACAACTCGGTCAGCGATGCGGCGACGGCTTCCAGCATCGGCTTGTCGCGCACGAAGGCGACGTAAGCGTCGACGGCGAAGCGTGTGGCGGGGAGCACGCCATCGGTCGAGGCGACATAATCCGGATCGAGGCCAACGGCTTCTGCGAGTTTCAGCCAGCGCCGGATGCCTCCCCCTTCGGCTACGCCGCCGTCGTGATCTTCGATGCGGGAGCGCCACGCGCGGCGCAGATCGGGATCCGTGCAGCGCGAGAGAAAGGCTGCATCCTTCATGGGAATGCGGCTCTGGTAGTAATAGCGGTTGATCACCCAGGCGCGCACCTGCGTCATCGTGCATTGGCCGCCATGAAGAAGGCCATGAAACGGATGCTTGTCGTGGTAGCGGGTCTCGCCGATGACGCGAAGACGCGCCTCGAAAGCTTCTCGCGACTGAGCCGTCATGTCAGTTGAACCTCCATCCCGTCATGCCCGATTTCATGACCCGCCTGTTCGGCGGCGCGTCGTTCGGGGCCGTGCTGCCACACGGGATTGGTATTGTTGATATGCACATAGATGGTGCGCCCGATGGCGAGGTCCTTCAAGGCTTCGATGCTGCCACCCTCGCCGGACATCGGCATGTGCCCCATGCGACGGCCCGTCTTGAGGCCGGTGCCGGCGCGCGCCATCTCGTCGTCGTGAAAGACCGTGCCATCGAAGAAGACCAGATCCGCGCCTCTGATGCGCGCGGCCAACCGGTCGGTCAGGCGACCGCAGCCGGGGATGTAGTAGATCCGCTTGCCCGATGCCGTCAGTTCGACTCCGACGGTCTGCTCGCCTTCGAGAGCCGTGTCCGGATTCTCGCCTTCCATGAAGAGAGGCAGTTTGCCGGGGACGGCAAAGAGCGTCGCCTCCATGCCGTCGACCAACGCGAAGGGCTGATCCAAGGCGATCGTGATGCGCTCGACGCAGTTCGGGTCGAGCACCTCGAACACGGGGTTTGCCGCCAGGATGTCTCCGATGGCCGCCGTGGTGAACAGCCGAAATGGCTGCTTTTCACGCAGGATCAGAAGACCGGCGATATGGTCGATATCGCCATTCGTGACGAGCACGCTTGCAATAGGCGTGTCTCTCAGCGAGCGGGGATGCAGCGCCGGATTGGCTTCGATCTGCGATCTGATGTCGGGGGAGGCGTTGAGAAGCGACCAGTCGCGCCCGTTGGCGGTTACGGCCAGCGACGATTGCGTCTGCGGTGTGAGCGCGCCGTTCGGGTCGCGTGCCTCACGGCAGTTCGAACAGCCACAGTTCCACTGCGGCAGGCCGCCGCCGGCTGCCGCTCCCAGAACGAGTGCACGGACATTGTTGGTTTCTTGCAAGATCCTCCTCCGCGATGCAGCGCAAACCGCATCATCCCCTCCCTAGCAACAAGGAGGAGCGAGGCAAACAGGTCCTTTAGTATCCACCGCCCTCCGAGAGGTTTTTATTGCAATGCAGCATCCACGTTGTTTGCGCATTCCGATCAGGTACGAAGGTACTATGGCAGGGAGGGCGGGCGCCATTGCAATGTACTTGGCGTAATGGTGGAATAGCTTCTGCCAACGTGGCAGTCCACGTTCACTGGATCGGAGGAAACATGACCTGGCGTGCACCGAAGTTTATCGAAGTCAGTTGCGGTATGGAAATCAACCGCTACGCACCGGCGGATGGTGACGAACCCGTCCTGTTCTAGGAATTCTATCGGCTCGGACGCGCTTGAGAACAAGTTCGCCGGGCAAGTACAGGGAAGGAGCGTGGGCTGAAAAGCCTGCGCTCTTTTTCGTTCAAGGAGACAGAAACCCGCGATCCTGCTGCTCGTCAGGCGCGGATGATCTCGGGGTACCGATCTTCCAGATCCGACAGAACGCGATCGAAGGTAGGGCCACGGCGTTCCTGCGGCGGAAGCGGCACTGCAATCTCCGCGGCGATACGAGCCGGACGGCCGTTCATCAACAGGAGACGATCCGCCAGCCGCACCGCCTCGCGCACATTGTGCGTGACCATCAATACCGTGACGCGATGAAGCCGCGCCAGATCGACAAGCAGTTCGCGCAGACGATCTGCCGTGTGTTCATCCAGGGAAACGAAGGGCTCATCGAGCAGCAGGATGTCCGGCATGACCGCGAAGGCCCGTGCCAGCGCCACGCGGCGTTCCATGCCAAGCGACAACTCTCCCGGATAGCGATCCGCAAGACCTTCCAGACCGAGGATCTGATAAAGCGGCTCGAGGTCGAGGCCATGGCCGCCAGCCTGCGCGAGCCGGATATTCTGATCGACCGTGCGCCAAGGTAGGAGGCGCGGTTCCTGAAAGACCGCGGAGATGCGTGTCTCGCTGGAGGGGAGCGCGATCTCGCCATCGTAATCGGTCTCGAGCCCGAGCAGGATTCGCAGCGTGGTGGTCTTGCCGCAGCCGGAGGGTCCGATCATGCATGTGAATGTCGCAGGCGCCAGACTGAAGGCGAGGTCGGCGATGATGTCGCTCTGACTGCCGTCTGCCGACCTGAAGCTCTTGGATCGGATCAGGACGTCAAACGAGCTTGGGCCGCCAGCGCGTGAGATGGTGTTCAAGAGGCTGTACCACGATGAATTCGATTGCGAGCATGACGATGATGAAGGCGAGAGCATAGGCGAGAACCGCGGCGACATCGAACAACTGGAAATAAAGGTGGATCTGGAAGCCGACGCCGTTGGAACGGCCGAGGAACTCCACGACGAGAACGATCTTCCAGATGAGCGACAGGCCCGAGCGCCCGGCTGCGGCGATGAAGGGCTGCATCTGCGGCAGCACCACGTGGCGCAGCGTCGCCATGCGGGAGAATCGGAAGACGCGGGCCATCTCGGCGAGCTTCCGGTCCAGCGCGCGGGCTCCTTCGCGCACCGTGATCACGACATTCGGGATCTTGTTCAGGGCTACCGCGAGAATGGCGGCGACTTCCGTCAAGCCGATCCAGATGTAGCAGAGCACGATCACCACGAGCGCCGGCATGTTGATCATGAGAATGACCCAAGGATCGAGCAGCCGATCGGCGGTCCTGCTCTG
This window harbors:
- the pqqB gene encoding pyrroloquinoline quinone biosynthesis protein PqqB, whose translation is MQETNNVRALVLGAAAGGGLPQWNCGCSNCREARDPNGALTPQTQSSLAVTANGRDWSLLNASPDIRSQIEANPALHPRSLRDTPIASVLVTNGDIDHIAGLLILREKQPFRLFTTAAIGDILAANPVFEVLDPNCVERITIALDQPFALVDGMEATLFAVPGKLPLFMEGENPDTALEGEQTVGVELTASGKRIYYIPGCGRLTDRLAARIRGADLVFFDGTVFHDDEMARAGTGLKTGRRMGHMPMSGEGGSIEALKDLAIGRTIYVHINNTNPVWQHGPERRAAEQAGHEIGHDGMEVQLT
- a CDS encoding carboxylate--amine ligase, yielding MTEANPDKGYVAILGWSLKAIEAIAKFDRRYIVVAPYWAEEYATANDIPFIKWDFERLNDRSHEIAQTLKDMGVDVAIPLFEETVEWAGAINSVLLGNPRLLGQSMLFRDKSLMKRRAQLGGIRVGIFEEAMDRSDVIRFLKRVNQTLLKLEGDVNDPIHMKAFDKAGCLGHRVIRTADDVDAISDDEFPALLESHLDGWEFAVEAWIKDRKIQFLNISEYVTLGYSVFVPATPELEKWRGRITEQIEKLIEVFDIDFGFIHPEYFVTNDGTLYFGEVAYRPPGFNAFELMERAYGFNAYQALVLAFDPKSTQEELDAFFPEPVVGAKGHAGCFGVYPRRRVVSELQIPEETENHSYFEFHELAPPMEQKVTKRTAFGTHWGLVYFFGNDAHQMRDLLKRQEDLDFYV
- a CDS encoding ABC transporter ATP-binding protein, whose translation is MSPRFSPMLSPSSSSCSQSNSSWYSLLNTISRAGGPSSFDVLIRSKSFRSADGSQSDIIADLAFSLAPATFTCMIGPSGCGKTTTLRILLGLETDYDGEIALPSSETRISAVFQEPRLLPWRTVDQNIRLAQAGGHGLDLEPLYQILGLEGLADRYPGELSLGMERRVALARAFAVMPDILLLDEPFVSLDEHTADRLRELLVDLARLHRVTVLMVTHNVREAVRLADRLLLMNGRPARIAAEIAVPLPPQERRGPTFDRVLSDLEDRYPEIIRA
- the pqqD gene encoding pyrroloquinoline quinone biosynthesis peptide chaperone PqqD, translating into MNGEASAATIDGTTVARLARGVRLRDDAVRGQQVLLAPERAMALDDIAVKIVQALDGVRSIDAITDAFAAEFGAPRDQIVGDVTAFVQELSDRRMLEII
- the pqqA gene encoding pyrroloquinoline quinone precursor peptide PqqA — encoded protein: MTWRAPKFIEVSCGMEINRYAPADGDEPVLF
- a CDS encoding ABC transporter permease → MRQAPLRLISIGGFLIVWALAAYLADSPEVPTPFAVFQTFARELTEGSLLFHLSATLMRVAAAFCLAMAIGTAIGILMGQSRTADRLLDPWVILMINMPALVVIVLCYIWIGLTEVAAILAVALNKIPNVVITVREGARALDRKLAEMARVFRFSRMATLRHVVLPQMQPFIAAAGRSGLSLIWKIVLVVEFLGRSNGVGFQIHLYFQLFDVAAVLAYALAFIIVMLAIEFIVVQPLEHHLTRWRPKLV
- the pqqC gene encoding pyrroloquinoline-quinone synthase PqqC, with product MTAQSREAFEARLRVIGETRYHDKHPFHGLLHGGQCTMTQVRAWVINRYYYQSRIPMKDAAFLSRCTDPDLRRAWRSRIEDHDGGVAEGGGIRRWLKLAEAVGLDPDYVASTDGVLPATRFAVDAYVAFVRDKPMLEAVAASLTELFAPRIHSQRIAGLLEHYAFADDAALSYFRTRLNEAPKDVAFGLAYVLDHADTLEKQDAAAAALTFKTDVLWSQLDALHSAYVAPARIPPGGWDGETGVRESSEFQGAAQ
- the pqqE gene encoding pyrroloquinoline quinone biosynthesis protein PqqE, encoding MTATQTRERMTATTEAPRIPPPMALLAELTHRCPLACPYCSNPLELTGLREELTTEEWIRVFAEAATLGILHLHLSGGEPASRRDLVELTKAAVDLGLYTNLITSGVGLTEARVQQLSDAGLDHVQLSLQGANAAMADHVGGYRGGYERKMAVAGWVGQAGIPLTVNAVCHKQNMDQLDEMLDLAVQLGARRIEIATVQFHGWAERNRQALMPTQEQVVRTNATVAAARERLKGVLVIDYVPADHHSTYPKACMGGWGRIGLNVEPSGKVLPCHAASTIPSLRFDNVRERPLADIWYRGEAFNAFRGDAWMQEPCRSCERKHVDFGGCRCQAMALAGDATATDPVCIRSPLREILTAAAASDGAATPGDFVYRR